Genomic window (Romboutsia lituseburensis):
TTCATTGCTTAAAATGTTAATTTCAGAAGCATTGGATGACTGAGGCATAAGACAATTAACAAATTCTATCATGACAGAAAAACTCAAAAAAAGTATAATACTAAGCGCAAATGAACTTGTCATAAGTATTAAAGTTTTCTTTGCTGATACTGCATGATGAATACCAAGGGCAGTTTCAATTTTTAAGAAACGTGTATTCACACCATAAGTCATATTTTTTGTATTTTGTGAATTACCTGATACTGCTGTTATAGAAGATACTTTAGCTGCGCGTTTAGCCGGAACACTTGCAGCAATGAGAACCGTAACAACACCAACAACAATTCCACTAATAATACCAATTGGGCTGATTCCAAAAACGGGCATATCAGAAAACTCCTCAACGACGACAAAGCGTAATAGAGCGCATAACCCCCATGTGATTATAACTCCAAGCATAACACCTATCGGTACTGCAGTTTTACACCAGTTAAGGGATTCCAATCTTACAAAACGGATAATTTGTTGTCTGCTCATTCCAATACATCGCATCATTCCAAAAAACTTTGTCCTTTGAGCAACAATACTGTTTATGCTGCTTGAAATCATAAGTACTCCTGAAATAAGTATCAGAGCAAACAGTACTACAGCAGTAGAATACAGTGTATGTGCCGTTTCATTACTGCTTAATCCTTGAAGTGCCATACTACCATGCTTATTCAATAATCTTATTTTCTCCATTCTAACGCCCATGTCTGCCATACTAAACACAGCCGTTACCAAAAATACAGCAAAAATTATACATAGAAGAGTCATACGATTCTGACGTCTGTGTACTTTGGCCGAAATCGGAATTAGACTAAGATAGCTCTTCATTCTTAGCACCTCCCAAAATCAGTCAGTACACCGTCTGAAACTTGCAGTATTCTGTCTGCAGTCTGAGCTATACTTCGGCTATGTGTAATCAGAATAATAGTCTGTTCATACTTTTTCGCTGCCTCTTTTAGTAATGCAATTACTTCACTGCTATTTTGCGTATCTAAATTACCTGTTGGCTCATCCGCAAGTATAATCGATGGTCGTGTAATTAAAGCGCGCCCTATTGCTACACGTTGCTGTTGACCACCAGATAATTGACTTGGTAAATGATTGCGACGTTCTTTCAAATTAAGTACTGTAAGTAATTCTTCCAGATATTTTTTATCTGGTTTCTGGTAGTCAAGTAATACAGGAAATATAATATTTTGCTCAACTGTTAATTCTGGAATTAAATTAAAACTTTGAAAAATAAATCCAATGTTCCTACGACGAAATATTGTTAAGCTACTATCTTTCATTTCAAAAATATCATTTCCATCAATAAACACCTTTCCAGAAGTAGGAGTATCAAGTCCACCTACCATATTCAAAAGTGTACTTTTGCCAGATCCTGATTCTCCGATGACTGCTACAAACTCGCCTTTAGGGACGGAAAAATTGGCGTCTTTTAATGCATGTACGGCAGCCTCACCACTACCATATGTTTTAGAAATTGATTTAACTTCTAATAAATTCATAGTCTAAACACCTCTTTCTGTATTTATATAGAAAGATTATCATGTCAATCTTACTGTAAAATTACACTAAGCCTACAATTCTGTAGGAATTAAAAAATTGATTGTAAATGTTGTTCCAATACCTAATTCGCTGTCAACTTCTATTGTTCCGCTATGTGATTCTATAATAAGCTTTGCAAGGGGCAAGCCAAGTCCAATACCTTGTGTATCTTTAGAAAAACGGCTACGATAGAACCTTTTAAAAATATGATGTAAATCCTCTATATGAATACCGCTTCCGTTATCTTTTATAGTAATTTGAATAATAGAAGCGAATTGTTTCCATTCTATACAGATAGTATTTCCTTTTTTTGTATGGTCAAAGGCATTCTTAACAATGTTGCTAATTGCTTCAATTAACCAGTTACGGTCACATAATAAAGTGATAGTGTCATCTCCTGAAAAATTTAGTATCTTTCCTTCCTGCTCGTTACGATATGTAAAGTGTCTTTGAATATAGCCCATCATTTCAGATATATTTTCTATAGATTTTTCTATTACAATTGTTCCTGCATCAAATTTTGTAATTTTTAAGAGATTTTGTACAAGTATTTCTATTCTATCAAGTTCCTGCTCTGAAAGATAAGTAAATTCCTTTATTACCGGTAAATCATTTACTTCGTCCTGCATAATACCGTTATATATGTTAAGATTCGTAAGTGGGGTTTTTAATTGGTGCGAAATATCGGATATGGTATCTTTTAAAAATTTTTTTGATTTCTCTTTGTTTTTAGCATTGGAGCTCAAAATAGAAACTAAGGAATTTACTTCATGAAATAGTCTATATAGCTCACCCTCATCATTACATTCAATACGTGCATCTTGATTTCCAGAAATATATTCCCTAATTTGTGTTGTGGCATTTTCCATAATTTTATTTTGT
Coding sequences:
- a CDS encoding ABC transporter ATP-binding protein, which produces MNLLEVKSISKTYGSGEAAVHALKDANFSVPKGEFVAVIGESGSGKSTLLNMVGGLDTPTSGKVFIDGNDIFEMKDSSLTIFRRRNIGFIFQSFNLIPELTVEQNIIFPVLLDYQKPDKKYLEELLTVLNLKERRNHLPSQLSGGQQQRVAIGRALITRPSIILADEPTGNLDTQNSSEVIALLKEAAKKYEQTIILITHSRSIAQTADRILQVSDGVLTDFGRC
- a CDS encoding sensor histidine kinase, translated to MKILANRKIKLLFYLVLLFIIVFTLISVVFIGFKLENAALYILLFSLCTDIFILAIGYWYFKEQNKIMENATTQIREYISGNQDARIECNDEGELYRLFHEVNSLVSILSSNAKNKEKSKKFLKDTISDISHQLKTPLTNLNIYNGIMQDEVNDLPVIKEFTYLSEQELDRIEILVQNLLKITKFDAGTIVIEKSIENISEMMGYIQRHFTYRNEQEGKILNFSGDDTITLLCDRNWLIEAISNIVKNAFDHTKKGNTICIEWKQFASIIQITIKDNGSGIHIEDLHHIFKRFYRSRFSKDTQGIGLGLPLAKLIIESHSGTIEVDSELGIGTTFTINFLIPTEL